In Plasmodium reichenowi strain SY57 chromosome Unknown, whole genome shotgun sequence, a genomic segment contains:
- a CDS encoding exported protein (PHISTc), translating to MKQHITFMKFIISTITLVCFILLL from the coding sequence ATGAAGCAACATATAACCTTTATGAAGTTTATTATATCCACAATAACACTTGTGTGTTTCATACTATTATTA